A region of Geobacillus sp. 46C-IIa DNA encodes the following proteins:
- a CDS encoding CDGSH iron-sulfur domain-containing protein, whose translation MAKVQIKVNDNGSLRVTGDVELLDGEGKPFVTKQTFSLCRCGLSNNKPFCDGSHKGRFQSVVRAPSPETDEQ comes from the coding sequence ATGGCAAAAGTGCAAATCAAAGTCAACGACAACGGTTCGCTCCGCGTCACTGGCGATGTGGAACTTTTGGACGGCGAAGGAAAGCCGTTTGTAACGAAACAAACGTTTTCTCTCTGCCGCTGCGGGCTGTCGAATAACAAGCCGTTTTGCGACGGCTCGCATAAAGGCCGCTTTCAGTCGGTCGTCCGCGCCCCGTCTCCGGAAACGGATGAACAGTGA
- the namA gene encoding NADPH dehydrogenase NamA has translation MNTVLFSPYTIRGLTLKNRIVMSPMCMYSCDTKDGTVRTWHKIHYPTRAVGQVGLIIVEATGVTPQGRISEQDLGIWSDDHIDGLRELVGLVKEHGAAIGIQLAHAGRKSQVPGEIIAPSAIPFNESSPTPKEMTKADIEETVQAFQDGARRAKQAGFDVIEIHAAHGYLINEFLSPLSNQRQDEYGGSPENRYRFLGEVISAVREVWHGPLFVRISASDYHPNGLTAKDYVPYAKRMKEQGVDLVDVSSGAVVPAHIDAYPGYQVPFAELIRREADIPTGAVGLITSGWQAEEVLHNGRADLVFLARELLRNPYWPYAAAKELGVKIEAPRQYERGWRF, from the coding sequence ATGAACACGGTATTGTTTTCGCCGTATACCATCCGCGGGCTGACGCTGAAAAACCGGATCGTTATGTCGCCGATGTGCATGTACTCGTGCGACACGAAAGACGGAACGGTGCGCACGTGGCATAAAATCCACTACCCGACGCGCGCCGTCGGCCAAGTCGGCTTGATTATCGTTGAAGCGACCGGCGTCACGCCGCAAGGCCGCATTTCCGAACAAGACTTGGGCATTTGGAGCGATGATCATATCGATGGACTTCGCGAACTCGTTGGACTCGTGAAAGAACATGGAGCTGCCATCGGCATCCAGCTGGCCCACGCGGGGAGAAAGTCGCAAGTGCCGGGAGAAATCATCGCCCCGTCCGCCATTCCGTTCAATGAATCGTCGCCGACGCCGAAAGAAATGACGAAAGCTGACATCGAAGAGACGGTGCAGGCGTTCCAAGACGGCGCGCGGCGGGCGAAACAAGCCGGCTTTGACGTCATCGAAATCCACGCCGCCCACGGCTACCTCATTAACGAATTTTTATCGCCGCTCTCCAACCAACGTCAAGATGAATACGGCGGCTCGCCGGAAAATCGGTACCGCTTTTTGGGCGAGGTGATCAGCGCGGTTCGCGAAGTGTGGCACGGCCCGCTGTTCGTCCGCATTTCGGCGTCCGACTACCATCCGAACGGGTTGACAGCGAAAGACTATGTCCCGTACGCCAAACGGATGAAAGAACAAGGAGTTGACCTTGTCGATGTCAGCTCGGGCGCCGTTGTGCCGGCGCACATTGACGCCTACCCTGGCTACCAAGTGCCGTTTGCCGAACTCATCCGTCGCGAAGCGGACATCCCAACCGGCGCTGTCGGCTTGATCACCTCCGGCTGGCAAGCCGAAGAAGTGCTGCATAACGGCCGCGCCGATCTTGTCTTTTTGGCGCGGGAGCTGCTGCGCAACCCGTATTGGCCGTACGCTGCTGCGAAAGAGCTTGGCGTAAAAATCGAAGCGCCGAGGCAATACGAGCGCGGCTGGCGGTTTTAA
- a CDS encoding cyclase family protein, which yields MNMYDVTAPIYEGMPVYKNKPEKQPKRTTVTSGYVTESRIDMDVHTGTHIDAPLHMVEGGATFETIPLDRLVGPCKLFDLTHVNDRITKDDIAHLDIQEGDFVLFKTKNSFDDAFNFEFIFVAEDAARYLADKPIRGVGIDALGIERAQEGHPTHKTLFSAGVIVIEGLRLKDVPEGKYFMVAAPLKLVGTDAAPARVLLFDREP from the coding sequence ATGAACATGTACGATGTCACCGCCCCAATCTATGAAGGCATGCCGGTTTACAAAAACAAACCGGAAAAACAGCCGAAGCGCACGACGGTGACGAGCGGCTATGTGACCGAATCGCGCATTGACATGGACGTGCACACCGGCACGCACATTGACGCCCCTCTCCATATGGTCGAAGGCGGCGCCACATTTGAAACGATTCCGCTTGACCGCCTCGTCGGCCCGTGCAAACTGTTTGATTTGACGCATGTCAACGACCGAATCACGAAAGACGACATCGCCCATCTGGACATTCAGGAAGGCGACTTCGTTCTGTTTAAAACGAAAAACTCCTTTGATGATGCGTTTAACTTTGAGTTTATTTTCGTCGCCGAAGACGCGGCCCGCTATTTGGCCGACAAACCAATCCGCGGCGTCGGCATTGACGCGCTTGGCATCGAGCGGGCGCAAGAAGGCCACCCGACCCATAAAACGCTCTTTTCGGCCGGCGTCATCGTCATCGAAGGGCTGCGGCTGAAAGACGTCCCCGAAGGCAAGTATTTCATGGTCGCCGCCCCGCTCAAACTCGTCGGCACGGATGCCGCCCCGGCGCGCGTCTTGCTGTTTGACCGCGAGCCGTAA
- a CDS encoding YqzH family protein, which yields MDERWLQKQVRNCLRHYGYDDEMMPLSEDEWRDLCVRIAAAKKEHPNTNVYELVHDAVYRLMTGA from the coding sequence ATGGATGAACGATGGCTGCAAAAACAAGTGCGCAACTGCTTGCGCCACTATGGCTACGACGATGAGATGATGCCGCTTAGCGAGGACGAATGGCGCGACCTTTGCGTCCGGATCGCCGCCGCCAAAAAAGAGCACCCAAACACCAACGTGTACGAGCTTGTCCATGACGCTGTTTATCGATTGATGACAGGTGCTTGA
- a CDS encoding YqkC family protein: MNGKLRQLAETAKQKTWASFTHENDPYSLLHWSVAGPYQDKKDVWLLQNEMTFETKEFATLDDAIAWLGEHMPHITEVL; encoded by the coding sequence ATGAACGGTAAACTTCGGCAGCTTGCGGAGACAGCGAAGCAAAAAACATGGGCGTCATTCACCCATGAAAACGACCCGTACAGCTTGCTGCATTGGTCGGTCGCCGGTCCGTACCAAGACAAAAAGGACGTGTGGCTTTTGCAAAATGAGATGACGTTTGAAACGAAAGAGTTTGCGACGCTTGATGACGCGATTGCTTGGCTTGGCGAGCATATGCCGCACATTACCGAGGTGCTGTAA
- the zwf gene encoding glucose-6-phosphate dehydrogenase, translated as MDNMNPKSIIVIFGATGDLAKRKLFPSLYRLYEKGHLNERFAVVGVARRPLSADEFRHYVRDSVETALNQELTDGKFASHFYYHPFDVTEAESYQRLKALLEQLDETYQTEGNRIFYLAMAPEFFGTVTSRLQSERLTDTRGFKRLVIEKPFGHDLASAQKLNEEIRRVFSEREIYRIDHYLGKEMVQNIEVIRFSNAIFEPLWNNRFISNIQITSSETLGVEDRGRYYDHSGALRDMVQNHMLQMVALLAMEPPIRLTTDDIRHEKVKVLRALRPIAHDEVDQYFVRGQYGSGVIRGKDVPAYREEPNVDPNSNTETFVAGKLMIDNFRWAGVPFYIRTGKRMAEKSTKIVVQFKDVPMNLYYRTNETIAPNLLVIHIQPDEGITLHLNGKKTGESATTTAPFKLDYCNNCIDGINTPEAYEKLLYDCMRGDATNFTHWDEVAASWQFVDVISDVWANTKAADFPNYEAGSMGPKAADELLQKDGFHWWPIEHPRP; from the coding sequence GTGGACAACATGAACCCGAAATCGATCATCGTCATTTTTGGGGCGACGGGAGATTTGGCAAAACGGAAGCTGTTTCCGTCCCTTTACCGCCTGTATGAAAAAGGGCATTTGAACGAGCGGTTTGCCGTCGTCGGCGTCGCGCGCCGCCCGTTATCGGCCGATGAGTTCCGCCATTACGTGCGCGACTCCGTCGAAACGGCGCTCAACCAAGAGCTGACAGACGGCAAGTTCGCCTCCCATTTTTATTATCACCCGTTTGATGTGACGGAAGCCGAATCTTACCAACGGTTAAAAGCGCTGCTTGAACAGCTCGATGAGACGTATCAAACAGAGGGCAACCGCATCTTTTATTTGGCGATGGCGCCGGAATTTTTCGGCACGGTGACATCGCGCCTGCAGTCAGAGCGGCTGACCGATACGCGCGGCTTTAAACGGCTCGTCATTGAAAAGCCGTTCGGGCACGACTTAGCAAGCGCCCAAAAGCTGAATGAAGAAATCCGCCGCGTCTTTTCCGAGCGGGAAATTTACCGGATCGACCATTACCTTGGCAAAGAAATGGTGCAAAACATCGAAGTGATCCGCTTCTCGAACGCCATTTTCGAGCCGCTTTGGAACAACCGCTTTATTTCGAACATTCAAATTACCTCGAGTGAAACGCTCGGTGTTGAGGACCGCGGCCGCTATTACGACCATTCCGGGGCGCTGCGCGACATGGTGCAAAACCATATGCTGCAAATGGTCGCCTTGTTGGCCATGGAGCCGCCGATTCGGCTTACGACCGATGACATCCGTCATGAAAAAGTGAAAGTATTGCGCGCGCTGCGTCCGATTGCGCACGACGAAGTCGATCAATACTTCGTGCGCGGCCAATACGGGAGCGGGGTGATCCGCGGGAAAGATGTGCCGGCGTACCGCGAAGAGCCGAACGTCGATCCGAATTCGAACACGGAAACGTTCGTCGCCGGAAAACTGATGATCGACAACTTCCGCTGGGCCGGCGTGCCGTTTTACATCCGCACCGGCAAACGAATGGCGGAAAAATCGACAAAAATCGTCGTCCAGTTTAAAGATGTACCGATGAATTTATACTACCGGACGAACGAAACGATCGCCCCGAACTTGCTCGTCATCCACATCCAGCCGGATGAAGGCATCACCCTTCATTTAAACGGCAAAAAAACCGGGGAATCGGCGACAACGACGGCCCCGTTTAAGCTCGATTACTGCAACAACTGCATCGACGGCATCAACACGCCGGAAGCGTACGAAAAGCTGCTGTACGACTGCATGCGCGGCGATGCGACGAACTTCACCCACTGGGATGAAGTGGCGGCGTCATGGCAGTTTGTCGATGTGATTTCCGACGTTTGGGCGAACACAAAAGCCGCCGACTTCCCGAACTACGAAGCCGGCTCGATGGGCCCGAAAGCGGCTGATGAACTATTGCAAAAAGACGGCTTCCATTGGTGGCCGATTGAGCATCCGAGACCGTAA
- a CDS encoding MBL fold metallo-hydrolase, which produces MNKERVHRITVPTPFPVGDVHMYVIAGDRLTLVDAGVKTEEAWQRLIQGLGRIGYRPEDIEQIVITHHHPDHVGLLDYFPHAPIIGHPKADPFLRRDRSFVDWYVRFFEEFFFECGVDRRLFSQLSKEGRSLRYASRRAVDIAVTEGDAVPGLPRWRVIETPGHAQSHIALYREDDGLLIGGDHLLLHISPNPMMEPPAEGETERPKPLLQYNESLEKMLQYDIARSLNGHGDDTTDIPALVRERLAKQRQRAERVLDMVKEHPHTVFAVCQKLFPTAYEHQLMLTMSETIGQLDYLEANGYVRKKQEDGYYIYEAAGVSVCS; this is translated from the coding sequence ATGAACAAGGAACGAGTGCATCGGATCACGGTGCCGACGCCGTTTCCGGTCGGGGATGTGCATATGTATGTGATCGCCGGCGATCGGCTGACGTTGGTCGATGCCGGGGTGAAAACAGAGGAAGCGTGGCAACGGTTGATACAAGGTCTTGGCAGGATCGGTTATCGGCCGGAAGATATCGAACAAATCGTCATTACTCATCATCATCCGGATCACGTCGGTTTGCTTGATTATTTTCCGCATGCGCCGATCATCGGCCATCCGAAAGCTGATCCGTTTTTGCGCCGCGACCGCTCGTTTGTGGACTGGTACGTTCGATTTTTTGAGGAATTTTTTTTCGAATGTGGCGTCGACCGCCGCTTGTTCAGTCAGTTGTCTAAAGAAGGGAGATCGCTTCGTTATGCGAGCCGGCGGGCGGTTGATATCGCCGTCACGGAAGGGGATGCGGTGCCGGGATTGCCGCGCTGGCGCGTCATCGAAACGCCGGGGCACGCGCAAAGCCATATTGCGCTTTACCGCGAGGATGACGGGCTGTTGATCGGCGGCGACCATTTGCTTTTGCACATTTCCCCGAACCCGATGATGGAGCCGCCGGCGGAAGGGGAAACCGAGCGTCCCAAACCGCTGTTGCAATATAACGAATCGCTCGAAAAAATGTTGCAGTATGACATCGCCCGCTCGTTAAACGGCCACGGCGACGATACGACTGACATTCCTGCTCTGGTCCGCGAGCGGCTTGCCAAGCAGCGCCAGCGCGCCGAGCGGGTGCTCGACATGGTGAAAGAACACCCGCATACGGTATTTGCCGTGTGCCAAAAGCTGTTTCCGACCGCGTACGAACACCAGCTGATGCTGACGATGTCCGAGACGATCGGCCAACTGGACTATTTGGAAGCGAATGGGTATGTGAGGAAAAAGCAGGAAGACGGTTATTACATTTATGAAGCGGCGGGGGTGTCGGTGTGCAGTTAA
- a CDS encoding iron-sulfur cluster biosynthesis family protein — MSVNITFTDVAKERLTPIVAKSGRQLKLKYDTDGCGCVVDGVPALWLVDEADEGDLAVETNFVPVLLERSRLIFFDETMTIDVKPGTTAFQLKSPGQMLNGHMPLVKVGSDDER; from the coding sequence ATGAGTGTGAACATCACGTTTACTGACGTAGCAAAAGAAAGGCTTACCCCTATTGTAGCCAAATCGGGGCGGCAATTAAAGCTCAAATATGATACCGACGGCTGCGGCTGTGTCGTCGACGGCGTGCCGGCGCTATGGCTCGTTGACGAGGCCGATGAGGGCGATCTCGCCGTTGAGACAAACTTCGTTCCGGTGCTTTTAGAGCGGTCGCGGCTCATCTTTTTTGATGAGACGATGACGATCGATGTCAAGCCCGGTACGACCGCCTTTCAGCTAAAAAGCCCCGGGCAAATGTTGAATGGGCATATGCCGCTTGTGAAGGTGGGATCGGACGATGAACGGTAA
- a CDS encoding MFS transporter, translating into MRQKTAAAGASVSPAFMAAAVVALAANLRAPITTVGPLVPELQRELGLSYTAAGALTTIPLLAFALLAPSAALFARRAGMERTLFYSLVVLLVGELIRPLAGSSWLFIGTALIGAAIAVNNVLMPALVKDAFPERVGLMMGVYTVTMNVSAAFASGLAVPLADEWGIGWEGALRFWALLTLIAIVIWLPQIQRRKSAATPSGSRRSSFWRSWLAWQVTLFMGLQSFFFYCVITWLPELGQGKGMAADTAGWLLFFFQFAQLPMMFLSPLLAERMKDQKGLIASSVLLKVAGTAALLVGRGGWLWAGAFFAGVGAGMSFSLAMMLFTLRTRRPLEAAQLSAMAQSVGYLLSAAGPPLFGALYDAAGHFIPPLVLLLIVCAAMMVFGLGAARDKYVDDEVA; encoded by the coding sequence ATGAGGCAAAAAACTGCGGCGGCGGGTGCATCGGTTTCCCCGGCGTTCATGGCGGCCGCGGTCGTCGCCTTGGCTGCGAATTTGCGCGCACCGATCACCACGGTCGGCCCGCTTGTCCCTGAATTGCAGCGGGAGCTGGGCCTCTCCTACACTGCCGCTGGGGCGCTGACGACGATTCCGCTGTTGGCTTTCGCCTTGCTGGCGCCATCGGCCGCTCTGTTTGCCCGCCGGGCCGGGATGGAGCGGACGCTATTTTATTCGCTCGTCGTCTTGCTTGTTGGCGAACTCATCCGCCCGCTCGCAGGCAGCTCTTGGCTGTTTATCGGCACAGCGCTGATTGGTGCGGCGATCGCTGTCAACAACGTCCTTATGCCGGCGCTTGTCAAAGACGCGTTTCCTGAGCGGGTCGGCTTAATGATGGGGGTCTATACGGTGACGATGAACGTCAGCGCCGCCTTTGCTTCCGGTCTTGCTGTTCCGCTCGCTGATGAGTGGGGGATCGGCTGGGAAGGAGCGCTTCGCTTTTGGGCGTTGCTTACTCTCATCGCCATTGTCATTTGGTTGCCGCAAATCCAGCGCCGGAAATCCGCTGCCACTCCATCAGGAAGCCGGCGCTCGTCATTTTGGCGTTCATGGCTCGCCTGGCAAGTGACGCTGTTTATGGGGCTGCAATCATTCTTCTTTTATTGCGTCATTACATGGCTGCCAGAGCTTGGGCAAGGAAAAGGAATGGCAGCCGATACAGCCGGCTGGCTGTTGTTTTTCTTTCAGTTCGCCCAGCTGCCGATGATGTTCTTGTCTCCGCTGTTGGCTGAGCGGATGAAGGATCAAAAAGGGTTGATCGCCTCATCGGTGCTGTTGAAAGTGGCGGGGACGGCCGCTTTATTAGTCGGTCGAGGAGGGTGGCTATGGGCGGGGGCGTTCTTTGCCGGTGTCGGTGCCGGCATGTCGTTTTCCCTTGCCATGATGCTGTTTACGCTGCGGACGCGCCGCCCGCTCGAGGCCGCTCAGCTTTCTGCCATGGCTCAGTCTGTCGGCTATTTGCTGTCGGCGGCCGGCCCGCCGCTGTTTGGCGCGCTGTATGATGCAGCCGGTCATTTCATCCCTCCCCTCGTTTTACTGTTAATCGTTTGCGCGGCCATGATGGTGTTTGGCTTGGGGGCGGCAAGGGACAAGTATGTAGATGATGAGGTTGCCTGA
- a CDS encoding YqkE family protein, whose amino-acid sequence MVKPYAVRKKEQEQSTVTLADRLGADIEAKLIAKKRALAEEQQRQRAAEEARRREEARRRDERKSFAELLEESELDWRKFK is encoded by the coding sequence ATGGTGAAACCATATGCGGTGCGGAAAAAAGAACAAGAGCAATCGACGGTGACGCTCGCTGACCGGCTGGGCGCCGACATCGAAGCGAAGCTGATTGCGAAAAAGCGGGCGCTTGCCGAGGAACAACAGCGTCAGCGGGCGGCAGAAGAAGCGCGGCGCCGCGAGGAAGCGCGCCGGCGCGACGAGCGGAAGTCGTTTGCCGAGCTGCTTGAAGAAAGCGAGCTGGACTGGCGCAAGTTTAAATAA
- a CDS encoding AbrB/MazE/SpoVT family DNA-binding domain-containing protein gives MEKANISDQPSPIVMKATSKLSSRGQVVIPAEIRKTLGLAEGDDLTFIVNENGEIKVEVTKKYRLSQLIGILKTKQPFRPVEEIRDEAYRTMGAKELKDGEENEVARKLSIDTNVVIRIMTGHPQELAEEIGDLLQKVEAGELILHLNPPVAAECCWVLATVYQTSLSDIAAALFKFTNGIGIETEEKDVVQQALRDYGEKKVDFIDAYIAAHAKANPPEGVVTWDKHFKRLNIRHGRPKDWEKGGQLPALF, from the coding sequence ATGGAGAAAGCCAATATTTCCGATCAACCATCGCCAATCGTCATGAAAGCGACAAGCAAACTGTCCAGCCGAGGGCAAGTGGTCATTCCTGCTGAAATTCGGAAAACGTTAGGTCTTGCGGAAGGGGACGATCTTACGTTTATTGTCAATGAAAATGGGGAAATCAAAGTGGAAGTCACGAAGAAATATCGCTTGTCACAATTAATCGGCATTCTCAAAACCAAGCAGCCGTTCCGCCCTGTTGAAGAAATCCGAGATGAAGCATATCGCACAATGGGAGCAAAAGAATTGAAAGACGGGGAGGAAAACGAAGTGGCTCGCAAGCTGTCGATTGACACAAATGTCGTGATTCGAATCATGACCGGCCATCCTCAAGAGCTTGCAGAAGAAATTGGGGACTTGTTGCAGAAAGTAGAAGCAGGAGAATTGATTTTGCACCTTAATCCGCCCGTCGCCGCAGAATGTTGCTGGGTGCTGGCCACCGTCTATCAAACATCGCTGTCCGACATTGCCGCGGCCTTATTCAAGTTTACCAACGGAATCGGGATCGAAACAGAGGAAAAAGATGTTGTGCAACAGGCGCTTCGAGATTATGGCGAGAAAAAGGTGGATTTCATCGACGCGTATATCGCCGCTCATGCAAAAGCGAATCCCCCAGAAGGTGTCGTGACTTGGGACAAACATTTTAAACGGTTGAACATTCGCCACGGCCGTCCTAAAGACTGGGAAAAGGGCGGACAGCTCCCCGCCCTTTTCTGA
- the rnz gene encoding ribonuclease Z, translated as MELLFLGTGAGVPAKERNVSSVALQLLEERGATWLFDCGEATQHQILHTAIRPRRIEHIFITHLHGDHLFGLPGLLGSRSFQSGETPLTVFGPKGVRLFVETALTVSGTRLRYELNIVEIDEGVIFDDERFSVIAKRLDHGMPSYGFRVVEKDLPGPLLVDRLKALGVRPGPIYQQIKQGKTVVLADGTVLDGREFVGPPQKGRIVAVLGDTRFCEAAIELAREADVVIHEATFAAAEQRLARDYFHSTTTDAAEVAKRAGAKRLILTHISSRYQGEAALKLLDEARRVFPNTELAADFASFSIPR; from the coding sequence TTGGAATTGCTGTTTTTAGGCACCGGCGCCGGCGTGCCGGCAAAAGAGCGCAACGTGTCGTCCGTCGCTTTGCAGCTGCTCGAAGAACGGGGGGCGACATGGCTGTTTGACTGCGGCGAAGCGACGCAGCACCAAATTTTGCATACGGCCATTCGCCCGCGCCGCATCGAGCATATTTTCATTACCCATTTGCATGGCGATCATTTATTCGGATTGCCCGGCCTGCTTGGCAGCCGCTCGTTTCAAAGCGGCGAGACGCCGCTGACCGTCTTCGGCCCAAAAGGCGTCCGCCTATTTGTTGAAACGGCGCTTACCGTCAGCGGGACAAGGCTTCGATATGAACTGAACATCGTTGAGATCGACGAAGGCGTCATTTTTGATGATGAGCGGTTTTCCGTCATCGCGAAGCGGCTTGACCACGGCATGCCGTCATACGGCTTCCGCGTCGTGGAAAAAGATTTGCCCGGCCCGCTGTTAGTCGACCGTCTGAAAGCGCTCGGCGTCCGCCCCGGCCCGATTTACCAACAAATTAAGCAAGGGAAAACGGTCGTGCTCGCGGATGGCACCGTGCTTGACGGACGCGAGTTTGTCGGCCCGCCGCAAAAAGGGCGGATCGTCGCCGTTTTAGGTGACACCCGTTTTTGCGAAGCGGCGATTGAGCTGGCGCGTGAGGCCGATGTCGTCATCCATGAGGCGACGTTCGCCGCGGCAGAGCAGCGGCTTGCCCGCGATTATTTCCATTCGACAACAACCGACGCGGCTGAAGTGGCGAAACGAGCCGGGGCGAAGCGGCTCATTTTAACCCACATCAGCTCGCGCTATCAGGGTGAAGCGGCGCTCAAATTATTGGACGAGGCGCGCCGCGTGTTTCCGAACACCGAGCTTGCCGCCGATTTCGCTTCGTTTTCGATTCCGCGTTAA
- a CDS encoding SDR family oxidoreductase has protein sequence MQLKGRRVAITGASGGIGEQIAYEAARQGAVPVLLARNVERLQEISARIQAQYNVPAPYMALDVGDREMVEAVFSRLLKELDGIDVLVNNAGFGVFRYVEDIDLDEMEAMFAVNVFGLIACTKAVYSHMKERGSGHIINIASQAGKIATPKSSVYSATKHAVIGFTDSLRLEASRFGVFVTAVNPGPVETPFFDRADEAGDYVRNVSRWMLPSEAVAKRVVAVMMTPAREVNMPGWMDMGSRLYRLAPGLVEKVAKRAFFQK, from the coding sequence GTGCAGTTAAAGGGGCGCCGTGTCGCCATTACCGGGGCATCCGGCGGCATCGGCGAGCAGATCGCTTACGAAGCGGCGCGGCAAGGGGCAGTGCCGGTGCTGTTGGCACGGAATGTTGAGCGGCTTCAGGAAATAAGCGCCCGCATCCAAGCGCAATATAACGTGCCCGCTCCGTATATGGCGCTTGATGTGGGCGACCGCGAGATGGTCGAGGCGGTATTTTCCCGGCTCCTTAAGGAGCTTGATGGCATCGACGTGCTTGTCAATAACGCCGGCTTTGGCGTTTTCCGCTACGTCGAAGACATTGATTTGGACGAGATGGAAGCGATGTTTGCCGTCAACGTCTTCGGCTTGATTGCTTGCACGAAGGCGGTGTATTCCCATATGAAAGAACGGGGGAGCGGCCACATTATCAACATCGCCTCGCAAGCCGGCAAAATCGCGACCCCAAAGTCTAGCGTTTACTCGGCGACAAAACATGCGGTCATCGGATTTACCGACAGTTTGCGCCTCGAGGCGAGCCGGTTTGGCGTGTTTGTCACCGCCGTCAACCCCGGTCCGGTCGAAACTCCATTTTTTGATCGGGCGGATGAGGCGGGCGACTATGTACGCAACGTATCGCGCTGGATGCTTCCGTCGGAGGCGGTGGCCAAGCGCGTCGTAGCGGTGATGATGACCCCAGCGCGCGAAGTGAACATGCCGGGCTGGATGGATATGGGCAGCCGGCTGTACCGGCTCGCCCCGGGGCTTGTGGAAAAAGTGGCGAAACGAGCGTTTTTCCAAAAGTAA
- the proI gene encoding pyrroline-5-carboxylate reductase ProI — translation MTTARSIAFIGAGSMAEALIAGMTKTFCHPAQIVVTNRQNRARLEELERTYGIRAAQDARHAVEQADIIILAMKPKDVAEAMATIAPAIRPNQLMLSLLAGVTTETIERLAGRDIAVVRAMPNTSAAVGLSATAIAGGRFASKQHLETAKQLFETVGIVTVVPERDLHAVTGLSGSGPAYVYYLVEAMEKAAADIGLERDVAKTLILQTIIGAAEMLKASDKHPSVLRREVTSPGGTTEAGISVLEQYRFQEAIAACIRRATVRSEELGSALLAAIAES, via the coding sequence ATGACAACAGCACGATCCATTGCCTTCATCGGCGCCGGCTCGATGGCGGAAGCGCTCATCGCCGGCATGACGAAAACGTTTTGCCATCCGGCGCAAATCGTTGTGACAAACCGCCAAAACCGCGCCCGGCTCGAGGAACTTGAACGCACGTACGGCATCCGCGCCGCTCAAGACGCACGCCATGCTGTCGAACAGGCGGACATCATTATTTTGGCCATGAAACCGAAAGATGTCGCCGAAGCGATGGCGACTATTGCACCCGCCATTCGCCCGAACCAGCTCATGTTGTCGTTGCTTGCCGGCGTCACAACCGAGACGATCGAACGGCTCGCCGGACGCGATATCGCCGTTGTGCGCGCCATGCCAAACACATCCGCAGCCGTCGGCTTATCGGCGACAGCGATCGCCGGCGGACGTTTCGCTTCGAAGCAGCATCTTGAAACGGCGAAGCAGCTGTTTGAAACGGTCGGGATCGTCACCGTCGTGCCAGAGCGCGATTTGCATGCGGTCACCGGCTTGTCGGGAAGCGGCCCGGCGTACGTCTATTACTTGGTCGAGGCGATGGAAAAGGCGGCGGCCGACATCGGCCTTGAGCGCGATGTAGCGAAAACGCTCATTTTGCAGACGATCATCGGCGCGGCGGAAATGTTAAAAGCGTCCGACAAGCATCCGTCCGTCCTGCGCCGCGAAGTCACAAGCCCGGGCGGCACGACCGAAGCCGGCATCAGCGTGCTTGAGCAATACCGGTTTCAAGAGGCCATCGCCGCCTGCATCCGCCGGGCGACCGTCCGCTCTGAAGAGCTCGGCAGCGCCCTGCTCGCTGCGATCGCCGAATCGTAA